AATTTAATCTTGTTTCTCAAGTAGTTATGTAGTTGAATTGAAGTAAATCAACAAGGAGGAAAGCAAGGACAGATGGGTTTTTTAAAGATTGCCGCAACACAAAAAATAATCGCTCGTTTGAGAGAGAGCAATAGTGAAATAGTGACATTGAGTTTTGAAACAAATATGGCAGAAATAGCAGAGATTGTGAAGCTAAAAGAAGAATCTCTTCCAGAGAAAATAGTTGAGAAATTGGAACAAAGTGGATTAAAAGTACCAATATTTGAAATGGATGTCAAAAATGAGGACCTCAACAAGCAATTGAAGGAAATTGAGCAGATTGCTGAAGAATATGAACAAAAAAAAATTCCTAATTTTATTGAAGACTTAGTGAATTACGCTAAAGAAAAGCCAATTAGTTTTACTACACCGGGTCATCATGGTGGTAGATTCTACACAAAGCATCCAGCAGGAATGATTTTCAAAAAATTTATGGGTGATAACTTTTTTCAAGCAGATGTAAGTGATACTGTGACCGAATTGGGTGATACACTGACTCATATGGGGACTCCACTTGAGGCTCAAAAGCGAGCGGCTAGGGCATATAATGCTGATAAGGTCTATTTTGTAACAAACGGAACGACAACTGCGAATACAATCTGCTCTTTGGCGGCGCTAACTGCGGGTGATCTAGTTTTATTTGACAGGAATAATCATAAATCACTTTATAATAGTGCACTAATTATGACAGGTGCAGTTCCTGTATATATACCAACGGATCGCAATGCATTGGGAGCAATTGGGCCGCTAGACGAAGAATATTTAGAAGAAAAAAGATTAAGAGCAGAAATCAACAAAGTTGCTCCAGACAAAGCAAGAAAAAAAAGGCCATTCAGGATGGCGGTTATCCAGTTGGAAACGTATGACGGGATTATATATGATGCTCAGCGAATCATAAAAAAAATAGGTCATTTATGTGATTACATTTTATTTGATTGTGCATGGGGGGGTTACGAACAATTTGTTCCCCTAATGGAGTCACTTTCTGCCTTTACGGACCATCTTGGTCAAGAAGATCCTGGTATTTTGGTGACCCAATCAATTCATAAACAACAGGCCGGGATTGCACAATCATCACAGATATTGAAGAAAGACAGTCATATAAAAGGACAGGAACGATATATTGACCACAAGCATTTTAATCATACGTATTTGAAATATGTGACGACGAGTTATTCGTATCCAGTTTATGCATCACTTGCTGTTAATGCATATATGGCAGAACGAAATTTTGCTACAAATGAATGGAGAAAGACATTAGTACGAGGGATTGAATGGCGTAAGCAATTGTTGAACCATTCAAAGTTATTTACTCCATTTGTTCCAAGAACAGTTGTAAATAAGAATTGGGAAGATGTTACAACTGAGGAGCTTGCTACTGATAAAAATGTTTGGTTACTTAATTCTAAAGATTTGTGGCATGGTTTTATGCAGGTCAAAGATGGTCAAGTAATGCAGGATCCATTTAAGTTGATAATTAAAACACCTGGAATTGATGTTGAACATGGTGTTTATGAAAAAACGGGGATACCCGCAGCAATTGTCAATGCATTTCTGACAGAACAACGGATCATGTCAGCTAAGGCCGATCTAAACTCATTATTGTTCCTATTGACACCAGGGGATGGGGAATCTGAGTTGGAACAACTATTAAAGAAACTTCTTGAATTTGAGAAAATGTATGAAGAAGATGCATTATTAGCAGATGTGTTACCTAAAATTGTTGAAAGCAGTCATGGAAGATATGATGGCTACACACTGAAACAGTTATGTGAAGAGATGCATGAATATTATAGAAGACATCAAACTTTTACTTTACAAAAGAAATTATTTGCTAAGCATTCTTTTCAATTATATGAAGAACTGCCAAGTGTTGCGGATTTAGAATTTGTACGTAATAAAGGTAAGCTGGTTGAATTATCGAAAATTAAAGACAAAATTGCACTTGAAGGTGCATTACCTTATCCACCAGGCGTTTTTGTCGTTGCTCCTGGGGAAAAATGGGAGCAAGTTGATATCGATTATTTCCAGACGTTGTTGGGGGCGATGACTAAGTTTCCAGGTTTTGATCCGGAGATACAGGGTGTTTACTTAAAACAAGTTGATGGTGAATATGTCGCTTATGGATATGTGAAGTCCTAATTAACTTAATAAAGCTATTAGTTCACGGTTTCTAGAAATAAACATGTTTACATTAACAAAGAGGGGGCTGAGTCAAAAGTTAAATTTTGATTCAGTTCCTCTATTTATTCCGTATAAACGTGTTTCATAAGTCAAAATTCTCCGTCTAACTTCGAATTACTCATAGCAAAGTACTCGCTATGTTCGTAATTTCAAGTTAGTACTCAAATTTTCCCGACTTTGTACTGCCTTAAAAAAGTTGGACATGTTTGTTTTAATTATTAGTTAGATACTGTTTACGATATTCGACTGGAGTTAATCCGTGACGCTTAAGTGAAATTCGCTGGTTATTATACCAAGCAACATAATGTTCCACTAATGTACTTAGTTCACTGAGCGAAGTAACCTTAATGCGCCTTAAACATTCACGTTTAAGCATACTGAAAAAGCTCTCAACTGGAGCATTGTCTAAACAATTTCCCTTACGGGACATGCTTTGAATGAAATGATGATGTCTTAGTTTAGCTTGATAATTGGTCATTTGATATTGCCATCCTTGATCAGAGTGTAGAATTGGTTTAGTTGTTGCGGGAATCTTTTTAATGACTGTCTCAAGGGTTTGATCGATTAAAACACGATTGGGTGTTGAACTAACTTTAGCGGCTAAAACTTCATTACTAGCCTCATCAATAACTGTCGAAATATAACCCCATTTTCCACACGTAAGTTTAAACTGACTGACGTCAGTATGCAAAACAGTATATGGTTTATGGGCCTTGAATTGTTGCTTGAGCAAGTTAGGTACCACCTGTCCAACATGACCATGATATGAGTTGTACCGACCAGAATGTTTTGAAAAAAGAGTAACTTTCAGACCCATAGAAAACATAATTTTACGAACAGTTTCTAGACAAAGTTTAACATGATGCTGTTTTAAAACAAATCTCATGCGACGATAACCATAAGTTTGATGAGAGCGGGCAAATTCTTGCCGAATAATTTGTTTAACCTGACGATATTTATCAGGCCGGTTTAGACAAGCTAAATGATAGTAATACGTCGAACGCGCAAGTCCCGCAACTTTTAAGAGCGTAATAAAGGGATAATCACGCCGCAATTCGTTAATTGTTTTAACTTTTAGTGCTGTTTTTTGTTTCGAATTACGGCATCCAATTTTTTTAGATAAACATTCTCAATTTTAGTATAGGAAAGTTCCTGTTCTAAATGTCTGATTTGTTTTTGTTGTCTCTCTATTAACTGTTGTTCGGTCTTTTTCTTGGATGTTTCTTTCTTTTTCTTAACCATCTTGGGTCGTCCTATCTTAGATGAAATTACGGCTTTAATTCCAAATTGCCGCATTAATTTAAGCCAATTATAAACGACTGTGTGGCTGATATCAAAGTGGATGGCTGTTTTTTGAATACTGGTAGAATGGTTCAAGTAATAGGTAATAACCGCTACCTTGAAATCATTAGAATAGTGTCGGCGTTTAAGCTGTTTAAGACCGGTAGGGCCAAAAGCTTTATAACGCGACACCCAAATTACTAACGGAGTATCACTCGGCATCTTATATTTCAGACACAGTGTGTGGAGTGAATTTTCACCATTTAAATATTCTTTAACTACTTTCAACTTAAAGCTGTAGGTATAATTACGTGTCAAAAAAGCACCTCCAAAACTTGATTTACATGTCCAAGTTTTGTAAGGCACTTCACTTATGGCACACTCCCCTCTATTTATTTCGTATAAGCGTGTTCCACAAGTCAAAATTTTTCGTTTAACTTTGGATTACTCATAACAAAATACTCAAATTTTTCAACTTATGCAATATTTCCTCTTTGCTTGGTTAAATTAAGGTGATGAATATTTCTAGAACAAAGCTCCACCCAGATTGTTTAAATCAGGTTTTTCAACTGAAACAATTAGTTTATCGTTTACAAATGCGTTTAATCCTAAGCTGCTCATTTCGCGACCATACCCAGAACGCTTGATTCCACCAAATGGAATTTCAGGTAGCGTATATAAGAATGTATTAACGAAAACCATACCTGTATCAATTTGTTGTGCAACTTCTTCACCATGTTTACTGTCACCAGCGAATACAATTCCCCCTAGACCATAATGTGAGTCATTAGCAATGTTGATTGCTTCTTGTTCACTAGATGCACGGTAAACCTGGGCGATTGGGCCAAACATCTCTTCATAGTATGCGGGATTATCAGGAGTAACATCTGTAATAATTGAAGGTTGGAAGAATTGTCCTGGAAGGTCAATCGGTGTATTTCCAAAATACAATTTTGCGCCAGCAGCAAGAGCATCATCTAATTGTTTTTGCAATGTTTGTTTTGCTTTTGCAGATGATAAAGGAGCAAGGGTTGTTTTCTCATCCAGTGGATCTCCAGGTACAAAATGTTTGTAGCTTTCAGCTAAACGTTCAACAAATTCATCGTATAATTTGTCAGCAACAATGAAACGTTTTGATGATGTACATACTTGACCAGCGTTGTAGGTACGTGCACGACTTGCAACTGAGATAACTTCATCAATATTAGCATCTTCGAGAACGATAAAGGCATCATTGCCACCGAGTTCCATTGAAGACTTCTTCAAATATTTACCAGCTGTTTGAGCAACTGAGCTACCGCCACGTTCAGAACCTGTTAAGGCCACACCTTGAATACGGTCGTCAGCAATAACCTTGTCAACCTGATCATGAGTTAAGAAAAGGTTAATCAAGCTGCCTTTAGGGGCACCGGCTTTCTCAATCATTTCTTGGAAGATTGCTCCTGCCCAAGGTGTATTTGAAGAATGTTTCAGAATCATAGGATTACCAACCATATAATTAGGTGCATAGACACGCATAATTTGATAGTATGGGAAGTTCCAAGGTTCAACCATCAATAAAACACCAACAGACTCTTTTTCAATACGAGCGTTGCCAGCGGTTGTTTTCAATGGAATAGGAGACAACATCTCTGCACTATTGTCAGCAAAATAATCAGCAATCATAGCACATAATTCAACTTCACCACGAGCTTCACCAATTAATTTACCCATTTCTATAACTAATATTTTTGCAAGTTCTTCAGAATTATCACGGAGTGTTTGTGCAACATCGTGCAACTTTTGTGCACGGTCAGCAACTTTCTCTTTTTTCCATGCACGGTAGAGACTGTGCGCTGTTGAAAGAGCTTCCTCGATTTGAGTATCTGTTGCGTTTGGGAATTCTTTGACCAATTCATTTGTATAAGGGTTAACGGTTTTGTAAGCCAATGTTGTTTCCTCCTTTAGATTTATCGGTACAAGTAAAATATAGATGGGGTTTTCAAAAAAGTTGAAAAGTGACCATAGAAATTATCATAACTCAACGTTTATAAATAACTTACAAATAGGGAGTAATCCAAAAAAAGGTTGAGGTCAATGATTCTGTACGAAGATACTAAAAAAATAATTGGACAGTACCAATTTCTGTAGAATTTTAAAAGACTAATTATTTCTGTCCCAGTGCTGCGTCTACAGAAACATAAGCAACGTTTTTACTGTAAGCTTGTGATATTTTTCTTAAACTTTCTAAGAGAAGACCTAAAATGCTTAGATTTCCTTTTGTGGGTGGTGCATAGATGGTATTATAGCAAAAGAACTATAACCTATCCCAGAGTAAACCGAGAAAGTAAAGGTTAATCATTATGGTAATAAATAAAAAATATCGTGCACTTGGAACCATTATAGATTTGACAGTCTACAATCCAATGGATGAAAAACTGTTAGATGGGGCATATGAATTAATAAAAGAGTATGAGGATAAACTAACAGTGAATAGAACTTCTTCGGAAATAATGGATATCAATAATGCTTCTGGGAAAGAAGCGGTTTCCGTTTCCGAAATAAGTTACAAAATTGTCAAAAAGGCAATTGAGATTAGTCAAAAAGAGTTGGGATTCAATGCCTTAATTGGACCAATTGTTAAGTTGTGGCATATAGGTTTTGCGGATGCGCAAGTCCCTCAAAACGTAGAAATTATCCGAAAATTAGCATTAACTGATTCATTCAGTGTGATTTTGAATGATGAAAAAAGGACAGTCTTCTTGCAAAAAAAAGGAATGGAGCTGGATTTAGGCGGAATTGCAAAGGGATATATTGCTGATGCTATAAAAGACTATTGGACTAACCAGCATGTAGAAAGCGGAATTATTAACTTAGGTGGGAATGTTTTATTGGTAGGAACTCCTGCGAGAGAAGATCACTTATGGAATGTTGGTATCCAGTCTCCTTTCAGTGAACGTAATGATCCTTTAGGCATTCTAAAAACAGAAGATTACTCTGTTGTTACTTCTGGCATCTATGAACGATTTTTAAAAATAGCTGGAAAAGAGTACCATCATATTTTTGACCCTAAAACAGGGTACCCTGTGGCTAATGACCTAGCAAGTGTGACCGTTGTCACAAAAAAATCAATTGATGGTGAAATCTGGGCTAGTTTAGGATTTTATAAAGGTATCAGAGAAACTCTAAAAATGCTTTATGGGCAAAAAAACGTTGGCCTAATCTTTACTACAAAGGACGGGAAAGTCTATATTACAGAAAATATCGCAGAAAAGTTTAAATTAACTAATCAAAACTTTTTTTTGGAAGAAGATTCAGTTTTGCATTAATAAAGTTAGTTGTTCTATTAATTATAAAGTAGATTAGTAGTTGTTTTTATTTAAAAAGCATTATTTTACGTAGCAAATAAGATACTAAAATTAAGGGAGGAACTACAATGAATTTTTCAAAAAAGACGAGACAAAAAGAAATTGATTTGTTAAAACAGGGGACAGAAAATGATTTATTAGTTATAGGTGGAGGTATCACTGGTGCTGGTGTCGCTTTACAGGCAGCTGCTTCAGGAATAAAAACAGTTTTAGTTGACATGCAAGATTTTGGTGGTGGAACATCATCAAGATCTACCAGATTAGTTCATGGTGGTATTAGGTATTTAAAAACTTTTGATGTACAAGTTGTTTCTGATACAGCTAAGGAAAGAGCAGTTATACAACATATTGCCCCGCATTTAGTGTATCCTGATCCAATGCTTTTGCCAATCTACGATGAACCAGGAACAACATTTACGATGTTTTCTGTCAAAGTTGCAATGGATTTATATGATCATCTAGCAGAAATTAATAAGTCTAAGCAACTCAGAAAGTATGCAAACTATACGTTGACTAAAGATGAAGTTCTTGAGCGAGAGCCACAATTAAATCCAGATAAATTAGTTGGTGCTGGAGTATATTTGGATTATCAAAATAATGATTCACGCCTAGTAATTGAAGCAGTGAAAAAAGCACATGATGAGGGCGGAATTATGTTGAGTCGTGTGAAAGCAGTTAAAATAATACATAATGCAAATAATCAGGTTGTGGGCTGTAGGGTTAAGGACATGTTGACAGGTGAAGAATTTGAAATTAAGGCAAAAATCGTTATTAATGCAAGCGGACCATGGTCAGATTTAGTAAAATCGATTGACAATGCAAATACAGATAGGCCACAAATGAGGCCTACAAAAGGAATTCATCTAGTTGTAGACAGTTCAAAACTGCAAGTCCCTCAGCCAACTTATTTTGGCTCAGGAACAGATGACGGACGAATGATCTTTACAATTCCACGTGAGGGTAAAACATACTTTGGTACTACTGATACTGATTATCATGGCGACCTTGAAGATCCAAGGGTAGAGCTGGAAGATGTTTCTTATCTACTCAAAATAATTAACAAAAAATATCCGACAGCCAACTTAACAATTCATGACGTTGAAGCAAGTTGGGCTGGATTACGACCATTAATTACAACAGAAGATAATACAACTGATGTGGTTTCAGGAGCTAGTCAGTCTGTAAACAACTCTAAGTCTCCTTCGACAGTTTCGAGAGGAAGTTCTTTAGCAGCAGGTGAGGATGGATTGATTACTCTAGCTGGAGGAAAATTAACAGATTACCGCTTAATGGCACAAGCCGCTCTTGAAATGATTGCAAAAAAATTAGAAAATGATTTCAACAAATCAGTAATATTAGCTGACTCTAAGAAACTTATCGTTTCAGGTGGTGATTTTGATTCAGAGAATGTGGAGGAAAGTTTAAATAAATTTGCAGAAATAGGCGAAAGTAAGGGACTGAAATATGAAGAAGCCCTTTCAATCGTCAGAGTTTTTGGATCCAATGCAACTAAAATATTCGATTTATTAAATCAATTTGATAATGTTGAAGGCTTTTCGTGTGCTGAGGCGGCAATGCTTAGATACTCTCTTGATGAAGAAATGGTTCTTGATCCAGTCGACTACTTATTACGTAGAACGTATCATATGTTGTTTAAGGCAGATATGGTCGAGGAAGTGAAGAAAGCAGTACTTAAAAATATGGCTAGTTATTTAGAATGGGATGCTGAAGAACTTACTGTAAGGACTGAAGAATTGAACAAGGCAATCGAAGAATCTGAATTAGCATATCTAAAGTAGTAAGAGAAGAAAACGGTTATGTATGGGAGAACTTTAGGGTATTTGAGTTGAATGTTAGGCATATATAACTAAGCTTTTTGATATAGATGATTTTGAATAAATAAAGAAGTTGGGTCAAAAGGTAACTTTTGGCCCAATTTCTATTCTTATCTACATAAGACAGTGTAGAAAATGTTTCACGTGAAATGAAAGAAAAAAACGAAGTGTAATACCATTTGAGGTACATTTTTCTTTTGTACAAAACAAAGTCTAATTATAAATCTTCGACCACAACATATGTCATATCAAGTGGACCATGAACTCCAACAACAAGAACCATTTCAATATCACCAGAGTTTGAAGGACCAGTGATAAAATTAATATTTGAAGTTTTTAATTTACCTGAGGCAAGTTCAGCCTCATATTTATGCATAGCTTGTCTGCTGCGAGAAAGAATACGACTTTTAGGAATAATGCTAAGGTAATGAGTAGGCAAAAAATGAAATCCCCTTCCTTGCCCAGGAGTAGTAGCGACCGTGATTGTACCGGATTCCGCTAATAAATAGTCGGCAAAGCCAATAGCACCATCTGCAGCATTTGCTTTAGCCAAATTCTCCTTACGAGAACTTTCAGGTGTCCAAAATTCTACAGAATCAACAAGTTGATGTTTCCAATCGGATAAGTTAAAAGTATCCCATTTATTGCAAGTGGGTAATATTAAGTGTTTAATTTTTTTTGAAGCCAGATAGTTATTCAGCAACACTGGAAGTGAGCTACGGCTACTTTTTTTGAAAGTAACGTGGACTGCTTCACTATTTTTTTGCGTAAGTTCAAGCAGCTCATCTTGTGACTTACCAGAAAGGGTTGTTTCTGGTAAGTCGTTAATGGGTACAAAAGGATGGTTTTTTAGTTGATGGCGACGGCGTCCCGCTTTGGTTGCAATCCTATCAAGAAATATTTCACGGTTAGGGTTAGTCATGACGCACACCTTCTCGCTGTTCTTTTTTATGTTTCTTATACCAACTTCTGAAATTTTCAGAAGGCTTTGGTGGTCTTGGGAGATCACGAACATCAGTCCAGCCAGAAGCAAGGGAAGGTGCTTTTTCAATGTGCCCATAGTTGAACATATTATCAACTGAGGTCGCTGTATTCTTGGATAGAGGTGCTGATCCAACGTGGTCACCCTCTAATGCTATTTTGAAGAGGATGGGAGAACTTGTCGCAACTCCGGCTCCCTTCATTAAAACATTATTGAAGCTATGATCCATCTTTAATTCATCCATCATAACTTCGCGATGTTTGATAAGTAATTGATGTAAGGGAATCTTAACAGGACAAGTCTCAGTACAAGCAGCGCAAAGACTTGAGGCAAATGGTAAATCGCCAAATTTTTCATAACCATCTAATACTGGTGATAAGACAGCGCCAATTGGTCCAGGATAAATTGGACCGTACCCATGTCCGCCAATATGACGATAAATGGGGCAAACATTTAAACAAGCACCACAACGAATACATTGTAAGACAGGCTCGAAAGCTGTTCCGAGGGCGTTTGAACGGCCATTATCTAAAATAACAACGTAAAAATCAGTTGGTCCATCACTTTCACCGTCAATTTGTGCACCACTGAATGAACAGTAGCTGGTTAATTTTTGACCAACAGCACTTCTAGAAAGCATGTTATCTAGGACTTCTGCTTCTTTAAGACTGGGTACAATGCGTTCCATACCCATAACTACAATCTGTGTTTTTGGAATAGCCATTGTTAAGTCAGCATTGCCTTCATTTGTTACGAGGTTGATAAGCCCACTGTCAGCAATGGCGAAATTACAACCAGTAATTCCCAAATCTGCTTCCATAAAATATTCACGAAGATACTTACGTGCGAACTTGGCCATTTCTTCTGGATCATTACTACCCGAATAGCCAAGTTTACTAAAGATTTTTTTAATTTGATCACGGTTTTTATGCAACGTAGGAAAAACAATATGTGTTGGTTCATCCCAGTTGTCTTCTTGCAAAATAAACTCTGCAAGATCAGTTTCCATTAAAGAAGTTTCGGGAAGAGACATCAATGCTTTATCAAGATCAATCTCAGTTGTAACCATTGATTTAGATTTTACAATTTTTCGTGCCTTTTTTTCTTTTGCGATTTTCTTAATATAATTTACAGCTTGTTCATCAGTTTGGGCGAAGAAAACATGTCCGCCTCTTTTGTCAACATTATCGCTAAATTCTTCTAAGTAATCTGGCAGGTACTTAATGACATGTTGGCGGATTTGTTCACCTAAATCACGCCATTGTTCCTAATTACCAAGTTCTTTGCGTGCAGCTGTGCGCTTATCCCATTGTGCATCCTGAGCTTTTGCAACCGATTGTTGCATAAAATGATCATTTTCAGATTCTTTAACTCGGGTTAAAAAAGGTTTGTTACTAGTTGATATTGTCATAATGGCCTCCTTCTAAACAGTAGTCGGCTGATTTTTGTAGCGAATTCGACTAACATCTACATTGTTATTAAGTACTTCAGCGATATGCATAATTTTGATGTTTTCATCTCGTCGACTGAAACGACCGCCAATATTCATCAGACAAGATGCATCGGCACTAATTAAAACTTGTGCACCTGTACTGATAATTGAGTCCACTTTTTCATCTACCATCTGTTTTGAGATTTCAGGTTCTTTGACGGAGAACGTTCCCCCAAAGCCGCAACAATTTTGAAGATGAGGAAGTGGAACCATCTTTAGATCCTTGACATTGTCCAATAAAGCAAAAGGAGCAGTTTTTTCACCAAGCAAGCGAGTCATATGACAAGACCGGTGATAAGTTGCAACTGCATCAAGCTGTGCTCCAGTATCAACAAAACCTAAAACATTGTACAAAAATTGCGAGAATTCATAACTTTTATTAGCCAGCTCTTGTGCTTTTTGTGCGTATTTGGGGTCGTCTTTCAAAATGTGAGAATATTCACGTAACATTGCAACACAAGATCCTGCTGGACCAACTATATAATCAGCATCGGTCGACAGTAATGAATCAATTTCATTGTAAAGAACTTTTTTACTCTCTTTGTGGTAACCGCTGTTGTATGTAGGCTGACCACAACAAACTTGGTTGGTAGGTAGAGAAGTTTCACAACCAAGTCTTTCTAACACTTCAACCATTGCTTGTCCAACATTCGGAAAGAGCAAGTCGACGACACATGTCGAAAAAATCGTGACTTTCATAAGACACCTCCAAAAGTTAATATGAACAGTATTGAGAATTATAACCGAGAAAGGGGTTGAAAAAGACAGTACCATTTATTCAAGGTCATTATAGCTCAAACCAAATTAAATTAGAATAATTATAAAGCAAAAAAAATAAAAAAGTAGCGCAATAAAGCATTCCCTTACGGAATAGGGATAAAATACTTTAATAGGCCACTTTGTTATTTTCAGTTATGCTTAATCAGTAGGACTTTCATCCAAGTACGCACTAATCATCCAAATTATTTTTTCAGTATCACTTTTAAATCCATTCAAAATATCTTGAGTAGGGAAATCTTTTTCTTCATCAGTGACTTCTATTCCAATTTGATACTGATCACGTAAATATTTAAACTCAGTCAATAATCTATTCATCAATTCAGGTAAAGTGAATTGACCAAATTCAATTTTTTCATCTGGCAAACCAGTGTTGGAAATGAACTCCTTAACAGTAGCATAAGGGCTTCCTCCCAATGCAATAAGCCTTTCAGCCAGTACATCAAGTTGTTCGCCCAACTGATCTTTATAATCATCCATCAGAGGATGTAGATGGAAGAAGTTTCTACCTCGCATATACCAGTGGGTTTGTTGAATATTATTTTGTAATTGTGTCAAATCAGCTAGTAGCTGGTTTAATTGCAAGTTTGTTCTGGAAGAATCAATCGTTTTTGTCATTCCTGATTACCACCCTTCATTATTTGTGATACACCCTAATTTTATATTGAAACTTATTCACAATCAAGGAAAGAGCATTACTACACTGAACTTAGGTTTATAGCTCCTTTAGAATTAATAAAGTGGGTTATTGAGAATGAATTAAGACATTTAAAAATAACAAATTTAGAAAAGCAAATAAAAAACTGGCAGTCAGTAATGAGCGACCCACCAGATCTATATCTGCTTGCTTGAATACATAAGATTAATTGAAAAATTTTAAGACAGACGATTAATGAAATCAGCAAAGATAACCATCGCGCTGCCAAGAAACTTGATAGTTCCTTCATTGGTAATTTTCAAATCATCATCAAGTAGTTCTGTGACATTACCAATATATAGTTCAGGTTGTTGGATAGTAGGCATGTTGAGAAATACTAATGATTGACGAAGGTGATGGTTAGCACCAAAGCCACTAATTGCACCTGATGAGACGCTCAGAATAATTGCTGGCTTTTTGTCCCAGACACTTGTTCCGTAAGGACGTGAACCAACATCGAGTGCATTTTTTAATGCTCCAGGGACAGAACGGTTAAATTCAGGTGTTGCAAAAATCACTGCATCGACGGTTTTCATTGCCTCACGGAATTCAGTCCAGCTTGCAGGAACCCTATCTTCATCATCTAAGTCCTGATTGTATAAATCAAGCTTACTAATATCAATGTTTTTAACTTCAAATCCCTCAGGCAATTGTGCAGCCATTTGTTTGGCAACAGCTCTAGTAAAAGAACCTTTTCTTAAACTACCAACGATTAGACCAACTGTTTTAGTCATTAAAAATCACTCCTTATTTTTTATGTTCTTGACACAGTAACTATAGAAACATGTGATAAAAAAAGCAACAAATTTTACTTTAATTACCAATAACTATTTTATTGTATTTAAATTTTATTTAATTTGGTTTCTCATGAGATGTATCTATTGGGTAAAAAGGATATATGACGATTCAATATTATTGAAATCAATTAACTGGTGAATGAATTAAGCTTTTGAGTTTTTGTAATTAATTTTTTCAACA
Above is a window of Liquorilactobacillus hordei DSM 19519 DNA encoding:
- a CDS encoding NADPH-dependent FMN reductase; this translates as MTKTVGLIVGSLRKGSFTRAVAKQMAAQLPEGFEVKNIDISKLDLYNQDLDDEDRVPASWTEFREAMKTVDAVIFATPEFNRSVPGALKNALDVGSRPYGTSVWDKKPAIILSVSSGAISGFGANHHLRQSLVFLNMPTIQQPELYIGNVTELLDDDLKITNEGTIKFLGSAMVIFADFINRLS
- a CDS encoding (Fe-S)-binding protein, whose translation is MKVTIFSTCVVDLLFPNVGQAMVEVLERLGCETSLPTNQVCCGQPTYNSGYHKESKKVLYNEIDSLLSTDADYIVGPAGSCVAMLREYSHILKDDPKYAQKAQELANKSYEFSQFLYNVLGFVDTGAQLDAVATYHRSCHMTRLLGEKTAPFALLDNVKDLKMVPLPHLQNCCGFGGTFSVKEPEISKQMVDEKVDSIISTGAQVLISADASCLMNIGGRFSRRDENIKIMHIAEVLNNNVDVSRIRYKNQPTTV
- a CDS encoding Dps family protein, with the translated sequence MTKTIDSSRTNLQLNQLLADLTQLQNNIQQTHWYMRGRNFFHLHPLMDDYKDQLGEQLDVLAERLIALGGSPYATVKEFISNTGLPDEKIEFGQFTLPELMNRLLTEFKYLRDQYQIGIEVTDEEKDFPTQDILNGFKSDTEKIIWMISAYLDESPTD
- a CDS encoding FAD-dependent oxidoreductase, which gives rise to MNFSKKTRQKEIDLLKQGTENDLLVIGGGITGAGVALQAAASGIKTVLVDMQDFGGGTSSRSTRLVHGGIRYLKTFDVQVVSDTAKERAVIQHIAPHLVYPDPMLLPIYDEPGTTFTMFSVKVAMDLYDHLAEINKSKQLRKYANYTLTKDEVLEREPQLNPDKLVGAGVYLDYQNNDSRLVIEAVKKAHDEGGIMLSRVKAVKIIHNANNQVVGCRVKDMLTGEEFEIKAKIVINASGPWSDLVKSIDNANTDRPQMRPTKGIHLVVDSSKLQVPQPTYFGSGTDDGRMIFTIPREGKTYFGTTDTDYHGDLEDPRVELEDVSYLLKIINKKYPTANLTIHDVEASWAGLRPLITTEDNTTDVVSGASQSVNNSKSPSTVSRGSSLAAGEDGLITLAGGKLTDYRLMAQAALEMIAKKLENDFNKSVILADSKKLIVSGGDFDSENVEESLNKFAEIGESKGLKYEEALSIVRVFGSNATKIFDLLNQFDNVEGFSCAEAAMLRYSLDEEMVLDPVDYLLRRTYHMLFKADMVEEVKKAVLKNMASYLEWDAEELTVRTEELNKAIEESELAYLK
- a CDS encoding LutC/YkgG family protein, with amino-acid sequence MTNPNREIFLDRIATKAGRRRHQLKNHPFVPINDLPETTLSGKSQDELLELTQKNSEAVHVTFKKSSRSSLPVLLNNYLASKKIKHLILPTCNKWDTFNLSDWKHQLVDSVEFWTPESSRKENLAKANAADGAIGFADYLLAESGTITVATTPGQGRGFHFLPTHYLSIIPKSRILSRSRQAMHKYEAELASGKLKTSNINFITGPSNSGDIEMVLVVGVHGPLDMTYVVVEDL